One part of the Clostridium thermosuccinogenes genome encodes these proteins:
- the spo0A gene encoding sporulation transcription factor Spo0A — MLAKKIQVAIADDNREFGDILCEYLNSQEDIEVVGIARDGLEAYELITSTKPDIAILDIIMPHLDGLGVLEKLNATQMEKRPLYIILSAVGQDKITQRALALGAEYYVVKPFDMDVLVSRIRQLKGSNQTSVIRPESIKEAKQPPSPENFQHSLEVEVTNIMHEIGIPAHIKGYQYLRDAIMMVVKDLDIINSITKQLYPSIARIYNTTPSRVERAIRHAIEVAWSRGKVDAIDSLFGYTVSIGKGKPTNSEFIAMVADKLRLELKVG, encoded by the coding sequence GAGTATTTGAACAGCCAGGAAGATATTGAAGTAGTAGGTATTGCCCGGGATGGGCTGGAAGCCTATGAGCTGATAACAAGCACAAAGCCGGATATAGCGATATTAGATATTATCATGCCTCATCTGGACGGATTGGGTGTACTGGAAAAGCTAAATGCAACTCAAATGGAAAAAAGACCATTATACATAATACTCTCAGCAGTTGGACAGGATAAAATCACACAAAGAGCGTTGGCTTTAGGTGCCGAATACTATGTTGTAAAACCTTTCGATATGGATGTACTGGTGTCAAGAATAAGGCAGCTGAAAGGAAGCAACCAGACGTCTGTAATCAGGCCTGAATCGATCAAGGAAGCAAAACAACCTCCTAGCCCTGAAAATTTCCAGCATAGTCTTGAGGTTGAAGTGACAAATATCATGCATGAAATAGGAATACCCGCCCATATCAAAGGCTATCAGTATCTCAGAGATGCCATAATGATGGTGGTAAAGGATCTTGATATCATAAATTCCATAACAAAGCAGTTATACCCTTCAATCGCCAGAATATACAATACTACACCCAGCAGAGTTGAAAGAGCCATAAGACATGCTATTGAGGTGGCATGGAGCAGAGGCAAAGTTGATGCTATAGATTCGCTTTTTGGATACACAGTGAGCATCGGCAAAGGTAAACCTACCAATTCCGAGTTTATAGCAATGGTGGCAGATAAGCTTAGGCTTGAGCTTAAAGTTGGATGA
- a CDS encoding MerR family transcriptional regulator → MDIIKDRYTITELSEQLSVTDHTLRYYEKEFGICVPKDERGRRYYTSELANLMYQIKNMRNEGLEIKAIKKILHSENMLPTPPPLASENYVTTVVPAEVSTNSTNFKQFFDEFKNEISANVAAEVSSARDHLSRELNKTKLELGACVENSMRRLETKLDKHFSEVDRSLAEWRDRKKKSFLRRFFK, encoded by the coding sequence TTGGATATTATAAAAGACAGGTATACCATCACTGAACTTAGTGAACAGCTTTCAGTTACTGACCACACATTAAGATATTACGAAAAAGAGTTTGGCATATGCGTACCCAAGGATGAGCGCGGCAGGCGTTATTATACATCTGAACTGGCTAATCTAATGTATCAGATAAAAAATATGCGAAATGAAGGACTGGAAATAAAGGCAATCAAAAAAATTCTGCATTCCGAGAACATGCTGCCCACTCCCCCGCCATTGGCATCTGAGAATTATGTTACAACCGTAGTCCCTGCGGAGGTGAGCACCAATTCGACGAATTTCAAACAATTCTTTGATGAATTCAAAAATGAGATTTCCGCCAATGTTGCTGCAGAAGTCAGCTCTGCAAGAGACCACCTGTCCCGGGAATTAAACAAAACAAAACTGGAGCTGGGAGCATGTGTCGAAAACAGCATGAGAAGGCTGGAAACCAAGCTGGATAAGCATTTTTCGGAGGTTGACCGCTCTCTGGCGGAATGGAGGGATAGGAAGAAAAAGAGCTTTCTCCGTCGCTTTTTCAAATGA
- a CDS encoding RluA family pseudouridine synthase, producing the protein MKLKYIVDSQSSGKTVKYILKNKLELSERLIKRLKYSGNIFCNSTPVFVNATVNPGDIVEASVDFTEEENDIAPEKMDLDIVFEDDGMIVINKRPNTVVHPTSYHQSGTIANGIVYYMKQKGMSKKVRPVSRLDRDTSGLIIFAKNEFIQESLVRQMASGSFIKKYIGIVHGSVKEETGTINLPIARMPGSIMQRHVSPDGAPSVTHYKVIERLSNATCLEFRLETGRTHQIRVHCQAIGHPLIGDSLYPGTGSNAYENQPLIERQALHSHTVRFVHPVDKTEMHLTAPLPEDMSKLLEILRK; encoded by the coding sequence TTGAAGCTAAAATACATTGTGGACAGCCAGTCTTCAGGAAAGACAGTTAAATACATTCTGAAAAATAAGCTGGAGCTTTCGGAAAGGCTCATAAAGAGGTTGAAATACAGCGGAAACATATTCTGTAATTCCACTCCGGTTTTTGTAAATGCGACGGTCAATCCGGGAGATATTGTAGAGGCTAGCGTCGATTTTACAGAGGAAGAAAATGATATAGCACCGGAAAAAATGGATCTGGATATAGTTTTTGAAGATGACGGCATGATTGTTATAAACAAGCGTCCCAACACGGTAGTTCATCCCACCAGTTACCACCAATCCGGGACAATAGCCAATGGCATTGTTTATTATATGAAGCAAAAAGGCATGTCAAAAAAAGTACGCCCGGTAAGCAGGCTGGACAGGGATACCTCCGGGCTTATAATATTTGCAAAAAATGAGTTTATCCAGGAATCCCTCGTGAGGCAAATGGCTTCCGGTAGTTTTATAAAAAAATATATAGGCATAGTGCATGGGTCGGTAAAGGAGGAAACCGGAACCATAAATCTCCCTATAGCACGGATGCCGGGAAGCATAATGCAAAGGCATGTGTCGCCGGACGGAGCGCCTTCGGTTACACATTATAAAGTAATTGAGCGCCTAAGCAACGCCACCTGTCTGGAATTCCGGCTAGAAACCGGCAGGACACACCAGATCAGAGTCCACTGTCAGGCTATAGGGCATCCTTTGATCGGAGACTCCTTATACCCCGGAACCGGCAGCAATGCTTATGAAAATCAACCCTTGATAGAAAGGCAGGCCCTCCATTCCCATACAGTCAGGTTTGTGCATCCTGTCGATAAAACCGAAATGCATCTTACTGCCCCATTGCCGGAGGATATGTCAAAGCTCTTGGAAATATTGAGAAAATAG
- a CDS encoding aminotransferase class I/II-fold pyridoxal phosphate-dependent enzyme, giving the protein MNSNSRNYFINEFGISSSIINISNEVEKEIAEVIKEIDYVSEYNQIKVIRAMQKNRLSDSHFAGTTGYGYNDRGREVLDAVYADIFKAEDALVRHQIVSGTQALAVSMFGILRPGDELLSVTGKPYDTLEEVIGIRGEGGGSLKEFGISYNQVDLLPDGKLDFDGIRRAIGDKTKLVLIQRSRGYAWRPAIMIDDIARAVSLIKSIKKDAVVLVDNCYGEFVEDREPTEAGADMVAGSLIKNIGGGLAPTGGYIVGKAECVEKAAYRLTTPGLGKEVGSTLGNNRLMFQGLFMAPHVVAESLKGAVYCAAIMNRLGFETSPMPTEKRGDIIQAIKFNNPDSLIAFCQGIQKGSPVDSFATPEPWDMPGYDCPVIMAAGAFIQGASIELSADAPIKPPYIAYMQGGLVYESVKLGVMSSIQLMKDRGIVKI; this is encoded by the coding sequence ATGAACAGCAACTCACGAAATTATTTTATTAATGAATTTGGAATAAGCAGCAGCATAATAAATATTTCCAATGAGGTAGAAAAAGAAATTGCGGAAGTTATAAAAGAAATCGACTATGTCAGTGAATACAACCAGATAAAGGTCATCCGGGCTATGCAGAAAAACAGGCTCAGCGACTCCCACTTTGCAGGGACTACAGGCTATGGATACAACGACAGGGGAAGGGAAGTGCTGGATGCTGTTTATGCAGACATTTTCAAAGCCGAGGATGCATTGGTGAGGCATCAGATTGTGTCCGGAACCCAGGCGCTGGCCGTGAGCATGTTTGGAATTTTGCGCCCCGGTGATGAATTGCTGTCGGTTACAGGCAAGCCTTATGATACACTGGAAGAAGTCATAGGAATCCGTGGGGAAGGAGGAGGCTCTCTAAAGGAGTTCGGAATTTCCTACAATCAGGTGGATTTGCTGCCGGACGGAAAGCTGGATTTCGACGGCATACGCCGGGCTATCGGCGACAAAACAAAGCTGGTGCTGATACAGCGTTCAAGGGGTTATGCCTGGAGGCCGGCCATAATGATCGATGATATTGCCAGGGCAGTGTCGCTGATTAAGAGCATAAAAAAGGACGCAGTGGTGCTGGTGGACAACTGCTATGGCGAGTTTGTGGAAGACAGGGAGCCGACGGAGGCCGGAGCAGATATGGTAGCCGGATCATTGATCAAAAACATTGGGGGAGGCCTTGCTCCAACCGGCGGATATATTGTGGGGAAAGCCGAGTGTGTTGAAAAAGCGGCATACCGTTTAACTACCCCGGGCTTGGGTAAGGAGGTAGGCTCCACCCTGGGAAATAACCGGCTGATGTTCCAGGGGTTGTTTATGGCTCCCCATGTCGTGGCAGAAAGCCTCAAAGGTGCTGTTTATTGCGCTGCCATCATGAACAGGCTTGGTTTTGAAACATCACCCATGCCTACAGAAAAGCGCGGGGATATAATCCAGGCTATAAAATTCAATAATCCCGACAGCCTTATAGCTTTCTGTCAGGGAATACAAAAAGGTTCTCCCGTGGATTCCTTTGCCACTCCTGAGCCTTGGGACATGCCAGGCTATGACTGCCCTGTAATAATGGCTGCCGGTGCATTTATACAGGGCGCATCGATAGAGTTAAGCGCCGATGCTCCGATTAAACCTCCATATATTGCCTATATGCAGGGAGGACTGGTTTATGAAAGCGTCAAGCTGGGAGTGATGAGTTCGATACAATTGATGAAAGATAGGGGTATAGTAAAAATATAA
- a CDS encoding HlyD family efflux transporter periplasmic adaptor subunit, giving the protein MGTNEKEKDKKPRTKYRNILVIVFLLVYIPSFIHWVFGRTTPTGIIQMGNLEDSINTDGWFIRNEVVLKAPFDGICIPSFKEGEKVPAKFSIATVINGSSENLMSELKEKDLKILKAQEENDANLAIFSGDVEKLDKEIKQNLLRIIEDSNRNSMSASYALEDEIDMLIQKRNMIKSGAGNAEAYINSLQQEKQELQEKLKQNTREIISDYSGIVSYAVDGCESLLKPEGIREYTPEFLEGLKPIPADVASSIKPVEAEKPFAKVLTDLDVYIMFILDKNHASLFKTGESVQIRLNEIGKIIDGTVEYISPETGGRSTLAVKTYQAVSETASIRKTNVDLIRKNYEGLKVPLSSLRNINMVNKKAEIVLVKANFAYVREVRIKAVDEEFAILDEAESDVSLYDTYVLRPLNIEEGQYINQ; this is encoded by the coding sequence ATGGGTACTAATGAAAAAGAAAAGGATAAAAAACCGCGGACGAAATATCGAAATATATTGGTGATAGTATTCCTGCTGGTATATATACCATCTTTTATCCACTGGGTATTTGGAAGAACAACGCCCACGGGGATAATACAGATGGGAAACCTTGAGGATTCCATAAACACCGATGGATGGTTTATTAGAAATGAAGTTGTGCTAAAGGCGCCCTTTGATGGCATTTGCATACCGTCCTTCAAGGAAGGGGAGAAGGTTCCTGCCAAATTCAGCATAGCCACCGTTATAAATGGTTCATCGGAAAATCTGATGAGCGAATTAAAAGAGAAGGATTTGAAAATATTAAAAGCTCAGGAGGAGAATGATGCGAATCTTGCCATATTCTCCGGTGATGTGGAAAAGCTGGATAAGGAGATAAAGCAGAACCTGCTTCGGATAATCGAAGACAGCAACAGAAACAGCATGTCGGCTTCTTATGCATTAGAAGACGAAATTGACATGCTGATCCAAAAAAGGAATATGATTAAATCCGGGGCAGGCAATGCGGAGGCTTATATAAATTCATTGCAGCAGGAAAAGCAGGAACTGCAGGAAAAACTGAAGCAGAATACCCGGGAAATAATTTCAGACTACTCCGGAATCGTTTCATATGCCGTTGATGGTTGTGAAAGTCTTCTGAAACCGGAAGGCATAAGGGAATATACTCCGGAGTTCCTGGAAGGGTTAAAGCCGATCCCTGCAGATGTCGCTTCAAGCATTAAACCGGTTGAGGCTGAGAAGCCTTTTGCCAAGGTGTTGACCGATCTGGATGTTTATATAATGTTTATCCTTGACAAAAATCATGCTTCGTTGTTTAAAACCGGTGAGTCCGTACAGATAAGATTGAATGAGATAGGAAAGATCATTGACGGAACAGTGGAATATATATCTCCTGAAACCGGTGGGAGATCCACATTGGCGGTAAAAACTTATCAGGCTGTAAGCGAGACGGCATCAATCCGCAAAACCAATGTCGATTTGATAAGAAAAAACTATGAAGGCTTAAAAGTACCCTTAAGCAGCTTAAGAAACATAAACATGGTTAACAAAAAAGCTGAAATAGTTCTGGTGAAAGCCAACTTCGCATATGTGAGGGAAGTCAGGATAAAGGCTGTGGATGAGGAGTTTGCAATATTGGATGAAGCGGAATCCGATGTGTCTCTGTATGATACTTATGTGCTAAGACCATTAAATATCGAGGAGGGGCAGTATATAAACCAATGA
- a CDS encoding YggS family pyridoxal phosphate-dependent enzyme produces the protein MNSGSNIASNVEEVRKRIAAAAERGGRKAEDVHIIAVTKTMGVDVIKEAVDAGVYDLGENRVQELMEKYDHIGGGCRWHLIGHLQTNKVKYIIDKVSLIHSVDSLELVQEIQKRAEKAGKVMDILIQVNVSGEESKFGISPEQVRDFLLGINGYKNIRVRGLMTVAPFAENPEEIRWVFRDLHKIFIDIKQERIDNIYMDYLSMGMSNDFEVAVEEGANMVRIGTAIFGRRNYT, from the coding sequence ATGAACAGTGGAAGCAATATTGCATCAAATGTGGAGGAAGTCCGCAAAAGGATTGCCGCTGCTGCTGAAAGAGGCGGAAGAAAGGCGGAGGATGTTCATATCATTGCTGTAACCAAAACCATGGGAGTAGACGTCATAAAGGAAGCAGTGGATGCAGGAGTTTATGATCTCGGTGAAAACAGGGTTCAGGAGCTCATGGAGAAATACGACCATATTGGTGGGGGGTGCAGATGGCATCTCATCGGCCATTTACAGACCAACAAGGTGAAATACATTATCGACAAGGTAAGCCTGATACATTCCGTAGACAGCCTTGAGCTGGTACAGGAAATTCAGAAGCGGGCAGAAAAGGCAGGGAAGGTTATGGATATCCTGATACAGGTCAATGTTTCGGGAGAAGAGTCAAAATTCGGGATATCCCCTGAGCAGGTGAGGGATTTTCTCCTTGGCATTAACGGATATAAAAACATACGGGTAAGGGGGCTTATGACTGTCGCTCCTTTTGCTGAAAACCCTGAGGAAATAAGATGGGTTTTTAGAGATTTACACAAAATATTTATTGACATAAAGCAAGAAAGAATTGATAATATATATATGGATTATCTTTCCATGGGCATGAGTAATGATTTTGAGGTTGCCGTGGAAGAGGGTGCCAACATGGTAAGGATTGGTACGGCGATTTTTGGCAGGCGTAATTATACGTAA
- a CDS encoding cell division protein SepF, whose product MASLINKMLNFVGWESEEEEEEVVDVEDTSKEEVLQPQFLQPSQKRQQGKVVNIHSASQFKVVIIQPESFDDAQDICEHLKSKKPVVINLENMDKDNAQRVIDFLSGSVYALDGSIQKVSNGIFIIAPNNVDLMGDFKDELRNKGVFSWAK is encoded by the coding sequence ATGGCAAGTTTGATTAACAAGATGCTTAATTTTGTAGGTTGGGAAAGTGAAGAAGAGGAAGAAGAAGTTGTTGATGTGGAAGATACTTCCAAAGAAGAGGTGTTGCAGCCTCAGTTTCTCCAACCGAGCCAGAAAAGGCAGCAGGGCAAGGTGGTTAATATCCACTCTGCAAGCCAGTTCAAAGTAGTAATTATACAACCTGAGAGTTTCGATGATGCTCAGGATATATGTGAGCATCTTAAGAGCAAAAAGCCTGTTGTTATAAACCTTGAAAACATGGATAAAGACAATGCTCAAAGGGTAATTGACTTTTTGAGCGGCTCCGTATATGCACTGGACGGCAGTATCCAGAAGGTTTCAAACGGAATTTTTATAATTGCTCCGAACAATGTCGACCTTATGGGAGATTTTAAAGACGAATTGAGAAATAAAGGAGTATTCTCCTGGGCAAAATAG
- a CDS encoding YggT family protein, whose protein sequence is MNIIYNAFDLLLAFIEYAILARVLLSWFPISRDNQFIRLLYQITEPILAPVRNLIERTSSGRYMMLDFSPIVVFLIIGLIRNILRRFLF, encoded by the coding sequence ATGAACATAATTTATAATGCGTTTGATTTGCTTTTGGCGTTCATAGAGTACGCAATTTTGGCGCGGGTACTTTTGTCATGGTTTCCCATCTCAAGGGACAACCAGTTTATAAGGCTGCTTTATCAGATAACCGAACCAATACTTGCTCCAGTAAGAAACCTTATAGAGCGTACTTCCTCAGGAAGATACATGATGCTGGACTTTTCCCCGATTGTTGTGTTTTTGATAATAGGCCTGATACGGAACATATTAAGAAGATTTTTATTTTAA
- a CDS encoding RNA-binding protein, with amino-acid sequence MTNRERILQKATNIEDKLLLSRILDRASKAEEICDFVWTDFLDPHQRNVAEKALTAMRDVDYAFSGGYDDAERVVIVFNPNFMSFEDLDPGRIFKVIDVSVKGKETLSHRDYLGSLMGLGIKREKIGDILVREGSCSIITLSDIAEYIKYNLTKVGNSRVETEISEIEDLRLPERKVKEIRTTVASLRLDCITGAGYGISRTKASDLIKAEKVNVNWELETSLTRQLKAGDTISVRGKGRVVVEEIGCPTKKGRIGVLLKKFI; translated from the coding sequence ATGACAAACAGAGAAAGGATTTTACAGAAAGCTACAAACATAGAGGACAAGTTGCTTCTATCCAGGATTCTGGACAGAGCTTCAAAAGCTGAAGAAATATGCGATTTCGTGTGGACGGATTTTCTTGATCCCCACCAGAGAAATGTTGCAGAAAAGGCTTTAACCGCCATGAGGGATGTGGATTATGCATTCAGCGGCGGTTATGATGATGCAGAAAGGGTTGTTATTGTTTTCAACCCTAATTTTATGTCTTTTGAGGATTTGGACCCCGGTAGAATTTTTAAGGTTATAGATGTAAGCGTAAAGGGGAAGGAAACCTTATCCCACCGGGATTATCTGGGTTCTTTGATGGGATTGGGTATTAAACGGGAAAAAATAGGCGATATTCTTGTAAGGGAAGGTTCATGCAGCATCATCACCCTGAGCGATATAGCGGAATATATAAAATATAATCTGACAAAAGTAGGTAATTCCAGAGTGGAGACCGAAATATCGGAAATTGAAGATTTGCGACTCCCGGAGCGGAAGGTCAAGGAAATAAGAACAACGGTTGCTTCCTTAAGGCTTGACTGCATTACCGGGGCGGGATATGGCATATCAAGAACCAAAGCGTCGGATTTGATCAAGGCGGAAAAGGTAAATGTAAATTGGGAACTGGAAACGAGTCTTACCAGGCAACTCAAAGCCGGAGATACGATTTCTGTGAGAGGTAAAGGCCGGGTTGTCGTGGAGGAAATAGGTTGCCCCACGAAAAAAGGTCGTATTGGGGTATTACTAAAGAAATTTATATAA
- a CDS encoding DivIVA domain-containing protein: protein MNYSPNDLQNITFKKSVMGYSEDAVNEVLDKIIEDYTEYIRENIELKDRIAVLNEGMQHYKNIEDSLQNTLLVAQQTSEEVKKNAYEKADNIIKEAELKAQKIINDANQEVIKIKFEYEELKKKLHVFKSKSETLLLSQLEILRQMFGDDDDT, encoded by the coding sequence ATGAATTACAGTCCGAATGATTTGCAGAATATCACTTTTAAAAAATCCGTAATGGGTTACAGCGAAGATGCTGTTAATGAAGTGTTGGATAAAATCATAGAGGATTATACTGAGTACATACGGGAAAACATTGAATTAAAGGACAGGATTGCTGTGCTTAATGAAGGCATGCAGCATTACAAGAACATTGAAGATTCCTTGCAGAACACCCTCCTTGTAGCCCAGCAGACCAGCGAGGAAGTTAAGAAAAACGCCTATGAAAAAGCCGACAATATCATTAAGGAAGCTGAACTAAAAGCTCAGAAGATAATCAATGATGCCAATCAGGAAGTGATTAAGATAAAGTTTGAATATGAGGAGTTGAAAAAGAAGCTTCATGTATTCAAATCAAAATCCGAGACTCTGCTGCTTTCCCAGCTGGAGATACTGCGGCAGATGTTTGGAGATGACGACGATACTTGA